The nucleotide sequence ATAGCTCAAGGGGGAAGTACCATCTCACAACAGCTGGCTAAAAATGCATTTTTATCCAACGAACGTACATTTAGCCGTAAATTTAAAGAGGTTATCATAACATTGGAAATCGAAAGAGTTTATTCTAAAGATGAGATCTTAGAAAAATATCTCAATGAGATCTATTTTGGTTCTGGATCCTATGGGGTTAGGGAAGCTGCCAAAGATATATTTAATAAGGATATTTCAAAGGTAAATCTGGCTGAAAGTGCTATGCTGGCTGGTATTCCCAATAGACCTAATATGTATAATCCCAGAAAAAATTTAGAAGCTTCCATGAAGAGAGCCCACCTTATTTTAAAGCTTATGCTAAATCAAAATTATATCTCTCAGGAGCAATATGATACAGCTATAAAACATAAATTTGTCATGGAATCTGACTACAAAAAAACTTTTTTTCCTGACAGAGATATAACTGTCATCGTAAAAGACGGTAGAAGAAAAAGAGAATCTACCAAAGCACCTGATTTTATGGATATAGTCGAAGAAAAACTTGTCGACCTAGTTGACCCTTCTGTCTTTTCTCGAGGTGGATTCAAAGTATACACCACTTTAGATAATGAGATGCAAAAAATTGCAAAAAACACCTTTGAAAATTATTCAAAATTTAAATCCGATAAAAAGCTCCAGGGGGCTATGGTCACTTTGGATGCTAAGACAGGGGAAGTTAGGAGTATTGTAGGAGGAAAGGGATATAGATCCGGTAACTTTAATCGTGGTATCGATGCTAAAAGACAGATTGGATCCACCTTTAAACCATTTATATATTATACAGCTCTAGAAAAAGGATACACTATGAATCAAATTGTAGATGCTTCCAACACAAAATATGGTAACTGGTCTCCTAAAAACTATAATAATGCTAGATATAAAAATATTACCCTCATTCAATCCCTAGAAAAATCAATCAATACAGTAGCTGTAAAACTATTAAATGATGTAGGAATAGATGATGTTATAGGTAATTTTAATGAGACAGGAGTAGATGTAGAATTTACCAAAGATCTTACAATAGCTCTAGGTTCTACCAGTGCCAGTCCATTGGAGTTAGCTACTTCATACCTTCCATTTGCTAATGGTGGTATTGCACACAGAGATTCTTTTATTACTCGAATTGAGGATACAGATGGAAACATTATCTATGAAAATGAGGTTTTAGAGGGCGAAAAGATCTATGATTCGGTAGATACCTCTCTCATGACCTATATGCTTAAAAAAGTTGTGGAATATGGATCTGGAAGGGGAGCAAAGTTAAACTCTCGTCTTGGATTTAATGTGGATCAGGGTGGAAAAACAGGAACTTCCAATGATTTCAGATCTGCCTGGTATGCCGGTTTCACCCCTGACTATGTCACTGTGGTATATATGGGCTATGATGATAATACTCCTATGCCAAAGAGTTCTTCCGGTGGACGTATGGCAGTTCCCCTATGGAAAGACTACTATCAGACAATGATCGATAAGGGGATATATAATCCTTCTTCATTTGATTTTATAGATGAAAATATCCAGAATGGAGAATTGGTCAGCAGAAATATTGATCTCCGGAGTGGAGAGGTAAAGAGAGCTCCCAAGGAATTCAAAAGGGAAGTCTTATTTAAAAAGGGAGAGGTTCCTGATACAATTACTG is from Psychrilyobacter atlanticus DSM 19335 and encodes:
- a CDS encoding transglycosylase domain-containing protein; this translates as MSYVKKIVNFLKKQRKKIFIAILGVILCLTALTTITYFSVKGKITSYTASEPIIIYDKDQHIVDYLSKQKGESADIKEIPDYLQKAFISVEDRRFYSHHGVDIWRLGKAVLVNLSKGRIAQGGSTISQQLAKNAFLSNERTFSRKFKEVIITLEIERVYSKDEILEKYLNEIYFGSGSYGVREAAKDIFNKDISKVNLAESAMLAGIPNRPNMYNPRKNLEASMKRAHLILKLMLNQNYISQEQYDTAIKHKFVMESDYKKTFFPDRDITVIVKDGRRKRESTKAPDFMDIVEEKLVDLVDPSVFSRGGFKVYTTLDNEMQKIAKNTFENYSKFKSDKKLQGAMVTLDAKTGEVRSIVGGKGYRSGNFNRGIDAKRQIGSTFKPFIYYTALEKGYTMNQIVDASNTKYGNWSPKNYNNARYKNITLIQSLEKSINTVAVKLLNDVGIDDVIGNFNETGVDVEFTKDLTIALGSTSASPLELATSYLPFANGGIAHRDSFITRIEDTDGNIIYENEVLEGEKIYDSVDTSLMTYMLKKVVEYGSGRGAKLNSRLGFNVDQGGKTGTSNDFRSAWYAGFTPDYVTVVYMGYDDNTPMPKSSSGGRMAVPLWKDYYQTMIDKGIYNPSSFDFIDENIQNGELVSRNIDLRSGEVKRAPKEFKREVLFKKGEVPDTITEKIFKGIKGWFN